The following proteins are encoded in a genomic region of Brachypodium distachyon strain Bd21 chromosome 1, Brachypodium_distachyon_v3.0, whole genome shotgun sequence:
- the LOC104582193 gene encoding BURP domain-containing protein 4, protein MFARAEAPKSNHFSVPLESKYLATILSHFKIPDDSMKAKQVADTLRSCGEQGKKKEPHMCFSSREAMARFATRALGVSRTRAAITRIHGHETPNSMYVVEHITQVSNNVVPCRPMDFPYEVFYCHRPKEVQSLTVQIKGLKDSMPYVTATVICHMNTSGWDKQYFQLLGGERGEPICHYMPHNYIMFY, encoded by the coding sequence ATGTTTGCACGAGCCGAGGCACCAAAGTCTAATCATTTCTCTGTTCCCTTGGAATCAAAATACTTGGCAACCATCCTTTCACATTTCAAGATACCTGACGACTCGATGAAGGCAAAGCAGGTAGCTGACACCCTTCGATCATGCGGCGAACAGGGTAAAAAGAAGGAGCCTCACATGTGCTTCTCATCTCGCGAAGCAATGGCAAGGTTCGCCACCAGAGCATTAGGAGTCAGCCGCACACGAGCAGCCATTACAAGGATTCATGGGCATGAGACCCCCAACTCCATGTACGTCGTGGAACATATCACCCAAGTCAGCAATAATGTGGTGCCATGCCGCCCTATGGACTTCCCGTATGAGGTTTTCTATTGCCATCGGCCGAAAGAGGTGCAGTCTTTGACGGTGCAAATCAAGGGTCTGAAAGATAGCATGCCATATGTGACGGCAACAGTAATATGCCACATGAACACATCTGGCTGGGACAAGCAATACTTTCAGCTGCTGGGCGGAGAGCGTGGTGAACCTATTTGCCATTACATGCCTCACAATTACATCATGTTCTATTAG